The following nucleotide sequence is from bacterium.
GTCCCGTTTGTCGGGTTGCGCGTGCGCCCGCCCCGGGCGCGATCGCTGCCGCGCACCGCCATGTCGCTGGCCACGGGGGTGCTGAGCCTCTGGGAGGCGGTGCGGCTCGTGCGGCGGTTCCGTCCGGACGCGATCGTCGCGACCGGCGGGATCGCGGCGGCCCCTGTGGTCGTCGCCGGCGCGGCGCTGCGGGTGCCGGTCGTCATCGTGGAGGGGAACGTGCTGCCCGGCCGCATCAACCGCGTGCTCGCGCGATGGTGCCGCGCGGCCGCGGTCGCGTGGGACGACGCCGTCCCGCTCATGCCGGCGCGCCGGATCATCGTCACCGGGTTGCCGATCCGCCGCGAGGTGTGCGAGACGCGCAGAGCGGACGGCCTGCGCGAGTTCGGTCTGGCGTCGGACCGGCACACCGTTCTCGTGCTCGGAGGGAGCCAGGGCGCGTCGCGCCTGAACGCCGTGGTCGAGGACGCTGTCACGTACCTCCGGGATCGTCGCGACCTTCAGGTGCTGCACCAGGTCGGCGGCGGCTGGGCCGGCGGCTCGGGCGCGCGAGAGGACCGTACCGTCGGCGGGGTGCGGTACGTGCGCGTGCCGTACGTCGAGCACATCGGTGCCGCCTACGCGTCCGCAGACCTCGTCGTGAGCCGATGCGGCGCGACCGCGCTCGCCGAGATCACCGCGGCGGGGCTGCCGGCAATCCTCACCCCGTATCGCTACGCGGCGGACGATCACCAAGCCCGGAACGCCGAGCC
It contains:
- the murG gene encoding undecaprenyldiphospho-muramoylpentapeptide beta-N-acetylglucosaminyltransferase, with the protein product MNLLLTGGGTGGHVYPALALAEALRRRDPSARVAFAGSRGGMEATLVPASGVPFVGLRVRPPRARSLPRTAMSLATGVLSLWEAVRLVRRFRPDAIVATGGIAAAPVVVAGAALRVPVVIVEGNVLPGRINRVLARWCRAAAVAWDDAVPLMPARRIIVTGLPIRREVCETRRADGLREFGLASDRHTVLVLGGSQGASRLNAVVEDAVTYLRDRRDLQVLHQVGGGWAGGSGAREDRTVGGVRYVRVPYVEHIGAAYASADLVVSRCGATALAEITAAGLPAILTPYRYAADDHQARNAEPLTRAGAASVIPDASLDGETLAREIASVFDFPGRFARMAASARGLGRPEASERVLALVMSLVRRPAIQRAVG